A window of Proteus columbae contains these coding sequences:
- the ydiK gene encoding AI-2E family transporter YdiK: MEKPQIHTDIPKVLFTVLFISFFIIASFWILNPFIVGFIWAGMIVVATWPLLLIIEKRVKYRWLSTMIMMILILLIFVIPIILLISSVIDNSAPLIELAKSPSNIQPPQLLWLNDIPMIGSKLYDTWHSILVSGGNALISKIQPYVGQAANWFFAQALNIGRFALHLGVMLLFSGLLFLQGENVVSWLRHFAIRLAGQRGDAAILLASMSIRAVALGVVLTALIQAIVGGIGLAVSGVPYATVLTVLMFICCLAQLGPLLVLIPSILWLFWTGDTTWGIVMVIWGGAVATMDGVLRPYLIKMGADLPMVLILTGVIGGILTLGMIGLFIGPVVLAVAHSLLNAWINEVPKPNPDLTETVEFMNKNFIEKE; encoded by the coding sequence ATGGAAAAACCGCAGATCCATACAGATATACCCAAAGTTTTATTCACTGTTCTTTTTATTTCTTTTTTTATTATCGCCAGTTTTTGGATACTAAATCCCTTTATTGTGGGTTTTATTTGGGCTGGAATGATTGTTGTAGCAACGTGGCCTTTACTTCTTATTATTGAAAAACGGGTAAAATATCGTTGGCTATCAACCATGATAATGATGATTTTGATATTACTGATCTTCGTTATCCCTATTATCTTATTAATTAGTAGCGTCATTGATAATAGTGCCCCCTTAATTGAATTAGCGAAATCACCGTCGAATATTCAGCCACCGCAATTATTATGGCTTAACGATATCCCTATGATAGGGAGTAAGCTTTATGATACATGGCACTCTATTCTTGTCTCAGGGGGTAATGCGTTAATCTCAAAAATCCAACCTTATGTTGGGCAAGCTGCAAACTGGTTTTTTGCTCAAGCCTTAAATATTGGTCGATTTGCCCTACATTTGGGGGTGATGTTGTTATTTTCCGGCTTACTGTTTTTACAAGGTGAAAATGTCGTATCTTGGTTGCGTCATTTTGCTATTCGCTTAGCAGGCCAACGCGGTGATGCCGCAATCTTACTTGCATCTATGTCTATTCGCGCCGTTGCATTAGGTGTGGTTTTAACTGCCTTAATTCAGGCTATTGTTGGTGGTATCGGCCTTGCTGTATCTGGCGTACCTTATGCTACGGTATTAACCGTCCTTATGTTTATTTGCTGCCTTGCTCAATTAGGTCCTTTATTAGTATTGATCCCTTCAATTTTATGGCTATTTTGGACGGGTGATACCACTTGGGGCATTGTCATGGTGATTTGGGGTGGTGCTGTTGCAACAATGGATGGTGTATTACGACCTTATTTAATCAAGATGGGTGCCGATTTGCCTATGGTATTAATTCTCACAGGCGTTATTGGTGGGATTTTAACATTAGGTATGATTGGTTTATTTATTGGTCCTGTTGTTCTCGCTGTTGCACATAGTTTATTAAATGCATGGATTAATGAAGTACCAAAACCTAATCCTGATTTAACTGAAACAGTAGAATTTATGAATAAAAACTTTATCGAAAAAGAATAA